In Anopheles gambiae chromosome 2, idAnoGambNW_F1_1, whole genome shotgun sequence, a single window of DNA contains:
- the LOC1281093 gene encoding F-BAR domain only protein 2 isoform X8 has protein sequence MTVDFNDYFWGEKNNGYEVLYQNMKYGLSATKELAEYFRERSNLEEYNSKLLTKLANKAGSSGGGTFSPLWIILKSTTERLSELHAQKVQKLTELVKNVTKYAEDLHKKHKSVKEEESGTQDAVQAMKESTAAVAKAKDTHNARLQEVEKARKDNSAKEIEKSEAKLRKHQDDYKALVEKHNIIKQEFEKKMTITCRRFQEMEEAHLKQMKEFLSSYMDIVQNNFDLVGQVHSDLKRQFLELTVDKLLEQFVLNKYTGLEKPELIELDFESGTASGSGAVGHNSGHQLLVNTSAPLPPGGSISPAPSSLAGGGLLESPTLSATSSSQPINIGTAPGKKESSHLRSWFSSSSTAAVPTNSPVNLSTSPTSTSMGGGGGRWGDGGTDLPSAQQQPHPASLRAMSPVPSVLNESSVSGSAQISGFLRSRREKAKSKKAKKKKDSTENSSAKDENILDGDSKGDTANADSATNLQTTSAISASNVAPTATPEVDEDGYSIQPRETTWDSATITEKSNNFYSSSDSDSEDEREEKKIHVEIKPLNNGAAPISASVDELRATVENLSLSPIGILTSQQQQQHHQQHQLHHQLHHQQQQAQPASQAHALHHQMSVGNASLLNNSNAATHLTSPNASNASTPTTVHPYAPLQSPTLSMSTSSNNRYADLGDIFSEVGDISISAPTSANLTKLTQRQIPTPTSAGGSSIAIPRPPSRRSEAAGKGAGEPCPFSGLDPGCNAVIFFSSTQSSVARDRVSPASQIARADSVGSLEFRSPSVGIGSSRGPSPLTIGMSDTIPLAVAFHEIIHAYFKGADESRCQVKMSGDMMISFPAGIVNVLTNNPNPAKLGFRIKNLQNLDNVLPNKQLITIDRLQSTSFSTTLEFNMPVLTATLRRQSEQNPNAPHINVDILKYQIKAKPGAASCPFQLVSYWKCEQRHTDIKIDYKYNCHAMAQPSPLLNVSISVPVDGGVKNVQSKPHSAWQGESNRLVWNFTDISQHSESGGVDTLRARLEVGTGPSTPAIISTQFNCEGTTLSGIEFELAGSGYRLSLVKRRFVSGKYICEGDGIRTVKTPTPPNVSGVMSPIPFGSSSSNSSKSANPSSGGTTG, from the exons GGCGAGAAGAACAACGGGTACGAGGTGCTGTACCAAAACATGAAGTATGGCCTATCGGCGACGAAAGAGCTAGCGGAGTACTTCCGCGAGCGCTCGAATCTGGAGGAGTACAATTCGAAGCTGCTGACAAAGCTGGCCAACAAGGCGGGCTCGAGCGGTGGCGGTACTTTTTCCCCGCTCTGGATCATACTCAAGTCAACCACCGAGCGTCTGTCGGAGCTGCACGCCCAGAAGGTGCAGAAGCTGACGGAGCTGGTCAAGAATGTCACCAAGTACGCGGAAGACCTGCACAAGAAGCATAAATCGGTGAAGGAGGAAGAGTCGGGCACGCAGGATGCGGTGCAG GCAATGAAGGAATCGACCGCGGCTGTCGCCAAGGCAAAGGATACCCACAATGCCCGGCTGCAGGAGGTGGAGAAGGCCCGGAAGGACAATTCGGCCAAGGAGATCGAAAAGTCGGAGGCAAAGCTACGCAAACACCAGGACGACTACAAGGCGCTGGTGGAGAAGCACAACATAATCAAGCAGGAGTTTGAGAAGAAAATGACAATAACGTGTAGG CGTTTTCAAGAGATGGAAGAAGCACATCTGAAACAAATGAAAGAGTTCCTCTCGTCGTACATGGACATAGTGCAGAACAATTTCGATTTAGTTGGCCAG GTCCATTCTGATTTGAAGCGTCAATTTCTAGAGTTAACCGTGGACAAGCTATTGGAACAGTTCGTGCTGAACAAGTACACCGGTCTGGAGAAACCAG AGCTAATTGAGCTTGATTTTGAAAGTGGCACCGCGAGCGGTTCCGGTGCGGTTGGCCATAACAGCGGCCACCAGCTGCTAGTGAACACCTCGGCCCCGCTGCCACCGGGTGGCAGCATTTCGCCCGCTCCATCCTCGTTGGCGGGCGGCGGGCTGCTCGAATCACCGACCCTGTCCGCGACCAGCTCCTCGCAACCGATCAACATCGGCACGGCGCCCGGCAAGAAGGAGAGCAGCCACCTGCGGTCCTGGTTTAGCTCCAGCTCGACGGCAGCCGTCCCAACGAACTCACCGGTCAATCTGTCCACCTCGCCCACGTCCACCTCGATGGGCGGAGGCGGCGGACGGTGGGGCGATGGCGGAACGGACCTACCGTCagcccagcagcagccccatCCGGCCTCGTTGCGTGCCATGTCGCCGGTGCCATCGGTGCTGAACGAAAGTAGCGTGTCCGGATCCGCACAAA TTTCCGGGTTTCTGCGCAGCCGGCGCGAGAAGGCCAAATCAAAgaaagccaaaaagaagaaagattcCACGGAAAACTCCAGTGCCaaagatgaaaatattttgGACGG CGATAGCAAGGGCGATACGGCAAATGCGGACAGCGCCACGAATCTGCAAACCACTTCCGCGATCAGTGCTTCGAATGTAGCCCCCACGGCAACGCCCGAAGTGGATGAGGACGGTTACAGCATACAGCCGCGCGAAACCACCTGGGACAGTGCGACGATCACGGAAAAGAGCA ATAATTTCTACTCAAGCTCGGACAGTGACAGCGAGGATGAGCGTGAAGAGAAGAAAATCCACGTGGAAATTAAACCGCTTAACAATGGTGCCGCACCCATTTCGGCCAGTGTCGATGAGCTGCGGGCAACGGTGGAAAATCTTTCGCTATCACCAATCGGTATTCTAACATCG caacagcagcagcagcaccatcagcagcaccagctgcaccaccagctgcaccatcagcaacagcaggcacAGCCCGCCTCCCAGGCACACGCGCTGCACCACCAGATGTCGGTCGGGAATGCGTCGCTCCTGAACAATAGCAACGCCGCCACGCACCTCACCAGTCCGAATGCCTCGAATGCGTCCACGCCGACGACGGTACATCCGTACGCGCCGCTACAAAGCCCTACCCTGTCGATGTCAACCAGCTCGAA CAATCGGTATGCAGATCTGGGTGACATCTTTTCGGAGGTGGGTGACATTAGCATCTCGGCACCGACTTCCGCGAACCTAACGAAGCTTACCCAGCGACAAATTCCCACACCGACGTCAGCGGGCGGCAGCAGTATCGCTATACCGCGACCACCATCGCGAAGATCGGAAGCGGCTGGTAAGGGCGCTGGTGAACCCTGTCCTTTCAGTGGTTTAGACCCCGGCTGTAATGCTGtaattttcttctcttcaacTCAATCCTCAGTTGCACGTGATCGTGTCAGTCCGGCGTCACAGATTGCTCGTGCCGACAGTGTCGGCAGTTTGGAGTTCCGTAGTCCGAGCGTGGGTATCGGATCGTCCCGTGGTCCGTCCCCGCTAACGATCGGCATGTCCGATACGATTCCATTGGCTGTTGCATTCCACGAAATTATTCACGCCTATTTCAA AGGAGCCGACGAGTCCCGGTGTCAGGTGAAAATGTCGGGCGACATGATGATTTCGTTCCCGGCCGGCATTGTGAACGTGCTGACGAACAATCCGAACCCGGCCAAGCTGGGCTTCCGCATCAAGAATCTCCAGAACCTCGACAACGTGCTGCCGAACAAGCAGCTCATCACGATCGATCGGCTCCAGTCGACCAGCTTCAGCACGACGCTCGAGTTCAACATGCCAGTATTAACGGCGACCCTGCGGCGCCAGTCGGAGCAGAACCCGAACGCGCCGCACATCAACGTGGACATCCTGAAGTACCAGATCAAGGCCAAGCCGGGGGCGGCCTCCTGTCCGTTCCAGCTCGTGTCCTACTGGAAGTGCGAACAGCGGCACACGGACATTAAGATCGACTACAAGTATAACTGCCACGCGATGGCCCAGCCGTCCCCGCTGCTGAACGTTTCCATCTCGGTGCCGGTCGACGGCGGTGTGAAGAACGTCCAATCGAAACCTCATTCGGCTTG GCAAGGCGAATCGAACCGGCTGGTGTGGAACTTTACGGACATATCGCAGCACTCGGAGAGTGGCGGTGTTGATACGCTCCGTGCCCGGCTCGAGGTAGGCACGGGACCATCGACGCCGGCCATCATCTCGACCCAGTTCAACTGCGAAGGGACCACGCTGTCCGGCATTGAGTTTGAGCTGGCCGGCTCGGGATATCGGCTATCGCTTGTAAAGCGACGATTCGTATCAG GAAAGTACATCTGCGAAGGCGATGGCATACGGACGGTGAAAACACCTACGCCACCGAACGTGTCCGGCGTCATGTCACCGATTCcgttcggcagcagcagtagcaacagcagcaagtcGGCCAACCCCTCATCCGGTGGCACCACTGGATAG
- the LOC1281093 gene encoding F-BAR domain only protein 2 isoform X1, which produces MTVDFNDYFWGEKNNGYEVLYQNMKYGLSATKELAEYFRERSNLEEYNSKLLTKLANKAGSSGGGTFSPLWIILKSTTERLSELHAQKVQKLTELVKNVTKYAEDLHKKHKSVKEEESGTQDAVQAMKESTAAVAKAKDTHNARLQEVEKARKDNSAKEIEKSEAKLRKHQDDYKALVEKHNIIKQEFEKKMTITCRRFQEMEEAHLKQMKEFLSSYMDIVQNNFDLVGQVHSDLKRQFLELTVDKLLEQFVLNKYTGLEKPELIELDFESGTASGSGAVGHNSGHQLLVNTSAPLPPGGSISPAPSSLAGGGLLESPTLSATSSSQPINIGTAPGKKESSHLRSWFSSSSTAAVPTNSPVNLSTSPTSTSMGGGGGRWGDGGTDLPSAQQQPHPASLRAMSPVPSVLNESSVSGSAQSTGKQSSKPFYGDLFSFKHHSTNPSTNHNQPYHHPPNLATNGHNNGGSGKQQSQQSPQMKQQEQQLQESLQHPQQQQDQQQQQQPASPQQLPPPQQQQQQQKSSRRTTSLLNLFMSNSQGSRDSRESRESTTSSAGGRRNNSNIAGGTNAAASEVGRNSVSSTGATVSAPTSPNDPDTGSSGGGTAAAIDERSQQQQSFIGRNPLLRGSKSVSGFLRSRREKAKSKKAKKKKDSTENSSAKDENILDGDSKGDTANADSATNLQTTSAISASNVAPTATPEVDEDGYSIQPRETTWDSATITEKSNNFYSSSDSDSEDEREEKKIHVEIKPLNNGAAPISASVDELRATVENLSLSPIGILTSQQQQQHHQQHQLHHQLHHQQQQAQPASQAHALHHQMSVGNASLLNNSNAATHLTSPNASNASTPTTVHPYAPLQSPTLSMSTSSNNRYADLGDIFSEVGDISISAPTSANLTKLTQRQIPTPTSAGGSSIAIPRPPSRRSEAAGKGAGEPCPFSGLDPGCNAVIFFSSTQSSVARDRVSPASQIARADSVGSLEFRSPSVGIGSSRGPSPLTIGMSDTIPLAVAFHEIIHAYFKGADESRCQVKMSGDMMISFPAGIVNVLTNNPNPAKLGFRIKNLQNLDNVLPNKQLITIDRLQSTSFSTTLEFNMPVLTATLRRQSEQNPNAPHINVDILKYQIKAKPGAASCPFQLVSYWKCEQRHTDIKIDYKYNCHAMAQPSPLLNVSISVPVDGGVKNVQSKPHSAWQGESNRLVWNFTDISQHSESGGVDTLRARLEVGTGPSTPAIISTQFNCEGTTLSGIEFELAGSGYRLSLVKRRFVSGKYICEGDGIRTVKTPTPPNVSGVMSPIPFGSSSSNSSKSANPSSGGTTG; this is translated from the exons GGCGAGAAGAACAACGGGTACGAGGTGCTGTACCAAAACATGAAGTATGGCCTATCGGCGACGAAAGAGCTAGCGGAGTACTTCCGCGAGCGCTCGAATCTGGAGGAGTACAATTCGAAGCTGCTGACAAAGCTGGCCAACAAGGCGGGCTCGAGCGGTGGCGGTACTTTTTCCCCGCTCTGGATCATACTCAAGTCAACCACCGAGCGTCTGTCGGAGCTGCACGCCCAGAAGGTGCAGAAGCTGACGGAGCTGGTCAAGAATGTCACCAAGTACGCGGAAGACCTGCACAAGAAGCATAAATCGGTGAAGGAGGAAGAGTCGGGCACGCAGGATGCGGTGCAG GCAATGAAGGAATCGACCGCGGCTGTCGCCAAGGCAAAGGATACCCACAATGCCCGGCTGCAGGAGGTGGAGAAGGCCCGGAAGGACAATTCGGCCAAGGAGATCGAAAAGTCGGAGGCAAAGCTACGCAAACACCAGGACGACTACAAGGCGCTGGTGGAGAAGCACAACATAATCAAGCAGGAGTTTGAGAAGAAAATGACAATAACGTGTAGG CGTTTTCAAGAGATGGAAGAAGCACATCTGAAACAAATGAAAGAGTTCCTCTCGTCGTACATGGACATAGTGCAGAACAATTTCGATTTAGTTGGCCAG GTCCATTCTGATTTGAAGCGTCAATTTCTAGAGTTAACCGTGGACAAGCTATTGGAACAGTTCGTGCTGAACAAGTACACCGGTCTGGAGAAACCAG AGCTAATTGAGCTTGATTTTGAAAGTGGCACCGCGAGCGGTTCCGGTGCGGTTGGCCATAACAGCGGCCACCAGCTGCTAGTGAACACCTCGGCCCCGCTGCCACCGGGTGGCAGCATTTCGCCCGCTCCATCCTCGTTGGCGGGCGGCGGGCTGCTCGAATCACCGACCCTGTCCGCGACCAGCTCCTCGCAACCGATCAACATCGGCACGGCGCCCGGCAAGAAGGAGAGCAGCCACCTGCGGTCCTGGTTTAGCTCCAGCTCGACGGCAGCCGTCCCAACGAACTCACCGGTCAATCTGTCCACCTCGCCCACGTCCACCTCGATGGGCGGAGGCGGCGGACGGTGGGGCGATGGCGGAACGGACCTACCGTCagcccagcagcagccccatCCGGCCTCGTTGCGTGCCATGTCGCCGGTGCCATCGGTGCTGAACGAAAGTAGCGTGTCCGGATCCGCACAAAGTACGGGCAAACAGTCAAGTAAACCATTCTACGGCGATCTGTTTTCCTTCAAGCATCATAGTACCAATCCCTCCACTAATCACAATCAGCCATACCACCACCCGCCCAACCTAGCCACTAACGGTCACAATAACGGTGGCAGCGGCAAACAACAATCGCAACAATCGCCGCAAATGAAACAGCAGGAACAGCAACTGCAAGAATCTTTACAGCatccacagcaacagcaagaccagcagcagcagcagcagcctgcgTCACCTCagcaactaccaccaccacaacaacaacaacaacaacaaaaatcttcCCGCCGCACTACTTCCCTTCTCAATCTCTTCATGTCTAACTCCCAGG GAAGTCGCGATAGCCGAGAAAGCCGCGAATCGACCACAAGCAGTGCGGGCGGACGCcggaacaacagcaacatcgcCGGAGGCACCAATGCGGCGGCATCGGAAGTCGGTCGAAATTCGGTCTCCTCCACCGGCGCGACCGTTTCTGCCCCGACCAGCCCGAACGATCCGGACACTGGAAGCAGCGGGGGCGGCACGGCGGCAGCCATCGATGAACggtcacagcagcagcagtccttTATCGGACGGAATCCGTTGCTGCGGGGCTCGAAAT CAGTTTCCGGGTTTCTGCGCAGCCGGCGCGAGAAGGCCAAATCAAAgaaagccaaaaagaagaaagattcCACGGAAAACTCCAGTGCCaaagatgaaaatattttgGACGG CGATAGCAAGGGCGATACGGCAAATGCGGACAGCGCCACGAATCTGCAAACCACTTCCGCGATCAGTGCTTCGAATGTAGCCCCCACGGCAACGCCCGAAGTGGATGAGGACGGTTACAGCATACAGCCGCGCGAAACCACCTGGGACAGTGCGACGATCACGGAAAAGAGCA ATAATTTCTACTCAAGCTCGGACAGTGACAGCGAGGATGAGCGTGAAGAGAAGAAAATCCACGTGGAAATTAAACCGCTTAACAATGGTGCCGCACCCATTTCGGCCAGTGTCGATGAGCTGCGGGCAACGGTGGAAAATCTTTCGCTATCACCAATCGGTATTCTAACATCG caacagcagcagcagcaccatcagcagcaccagctgcaccaccagctgcaccatcagcaacagcaggcacAGCCCGCCTCCCAGGCACACGCGCTGCACCACCAGATGTCGGTCGGGAATGCGTCGCTCCTGAACAATAGCAACGCCGCCACGCACCTCACCAGTCCGAATGCCTCGAATGCGTCCACGCCGACGACGGTACATCCGTACGCGCCGCTACAAAGCCCTACCCTGTCGATGTCAACCAGCTCGAA CAATCGGTATGCAGATCTGGGTGACATCTTTTCGGAGGTGGGTGACATTAGCATCTCGGCACCGACTTCCGCGAACCTAACGAAGCTTACCCAGCGACAAATTCCCACACCGACGTCAGCGGGCGGCAGCAGTATCGCTATACCGCGACCACCATCGCGAAGATCGGAAGCGGCTGGTAAGGGCGCTGGTGAACCCTGTCCTTTCAGTGGTTTAGACCCCGGCTGTAATGCTGtaattttcttctcttcaacTCAATCCTCAGTTGCACGTGATCGTGTCAGTCCGGCGTCACAGATTGCTCGTGCCGACAGTGTCGGCAGTTTGGAGTTCCGTAGTCCGAGCGTGGGTATCGGATCGTCCCGTGGTCCGTCCCCGCTAACGATCGGCATGTCCGATACGATTCCATTGGCTGTTGCATTCCACGAAATTATTCACGCCTATTTCAA AGGAGCCGACGAGTCCCGGTGTCAGGTGAAAATGTCGGGCGACATGATGATTTCGTTCCCGGCCGGCATTGTGAACGTGCTGACGAACAATCCGAACCCGGCCAAGCTGGGCTTCCGCATCAAGAATCTCCAGAACCTCGACAACGTGCTGCCGAACAAGCAGCTCATCACGATCGATCGGCTCCAGTCGACCAGCTTCAGCACGACGCTCGAGTTCAACATGCCAGTATTAACGGCGACCCTGCGGCGCCAGTCGGAGCAGAACCCGAACGCGCCGCACATCAACGTGGACATCCTGAAGTACCAGATCAAGGCCAAGCCGGGGGCGGCCTCCTGTCCGTTCCAGCTCGTGTCCTACTGGAAGTGCGAACAGCGGCACACGGACATTAAGATCGACTACAAGTATAACTGCCACGCGATGGCCCAGCCGTCCCCGCTGCTGAACGTTTCCATCTCGGTGCCGGTCGACGGCGGTGTGAAGAACGTCCAATCGAAACCTCATTCGGCTTG GCAAGGCGAATCGAACCGGCTGGTGTGGAACTTTACGGACATATCGCAGCACTCGGAGAGTGGCGGTGTTGATACGCTCCGTGCCCGGCTCGAGGTAGGCACGGGACCATCGACGCCGGCCATCATCTCGACCCAGTTCAACTGCGAAGGGACCACGCTGTCCGGCATTGAGTTTGAGCTGGCCGGCTCGGGATATCGGCTATCGCTTGTAAAGCGACGATTCGTATCAG GAAAGTACATCTGCGAAGGCGATGGCATACGGACGGTGAAAACACCTACGCCACCGAACGTGTCCGGCGTCATGTCACCGATTCcgttcggcagcagcagtagcaacagcagcaagtcGGCCAACCCCTCATCCGGTGGCACCACTGGATAG
- the LOC1281093 gene encoding F-BAR domain only protein 2 isoform X2 has protein sequence MTVDFNDYFWGEKNNGYEVLYQNMKYGLSATKELAEYFRERSNLEEYNSKLLTKLANKAGSSGGGTFSPLWIILKSTTERLSELHAQKVQKLTELVKNVTKYAEDLHKKHKSVKEEESGTQDAVQAMKESTAAVAKAKDTHNARLQEVEKARKDNSAKEIEKSEAKLRKHQDDYKALVEKHNIIKQEFEKKMTITCRRFQEMEEAHLKQMKEFLSSYMDIVQNNFDLVGQVHSDLKRQFLELTVDKLLEQFVLNKYTGLEKPELIELDFESGTASGSGAVGHNSGHQLLVNTSAPLPPGGSISPAPSSLAGGGLLESPTLSATSSSQPINIGTAPGKKESSHLRSWFSSSSTAAVPTNSPVNLSTSPTSTSMGGGGGRWGDGGTDLPSAQQQPHPASLRAMSPVPSVLNESSVSGSAQSTGKQSSKPFYGDLFSFKHHSTNPSTNHNQPYHHPPNLATNGHNNGGSGKQQSQQSPQMKQQEQQLQESLQHPQQQQDQQQQQQPASPQQLPPPQQQQQQQKSSRRTTSLLNLFMSNSQGSRDSRESRESTTSSAGGRRNNSNIAGGTNAAASEVGRNSVSSTGATVSAPTSPNDPDTGSSGGGTAAAIDERSQQQQSFIGRNPLLRGSKFSGFLRSRREKAKSKKAKKKKDSTENSSAKDENILDGDSKGDTANADSATNLQTTSAISASNVAPTATPEVDEDGYSIQPRETTWDSATITEKSNNFYSSSDSDSEDEREEKKIHVEIKPLNNGAAPISASVDELRATVENLSLSPIGILTSQQQQQHHQQHQLHHQLHHQQQQAQPASQAHALHHQMSVGNASLLNNSNAATHLTSPNASNASTPTTVHPYAPLQSPTLSMSTSSNNRYADLGDIFSEVGDISISAPTSANLTKLTQRQIPTPTSAGGSSIAIPRPPSRRSEAAGKGAGEPCPFSGLDPGCNAVIFFSSTQSSVARDRVSPASQIARADSVGSLEFRSPSVGIGSSRGPSPLTIGMSDTIPLAVAFHEIIHAYFKGADESRCQVKMSGDMMISFPAGIVNVLTNNPNPAKLGFRIKNLQNLDNVLPNKQLITIDRLQSTSFSTTLEFNMPVLTATLRRQSEQNPNAPHINVDILKYQIKAKPGAASCPFQLVSYWKCEQRHTDIKIDYKYNCHAMAQPSPLLNVSISVPVDGGVKNVQSKPHSAWQGESNRLVWNFTDISQHSESGGVDTLRARLEVGTGPSTPAIISTQFNCEGTTLSGIEFELAGSGYRLSLVKRRFVSGKYICEGDGIRTVKTPTPPNVSGVMSPIPFGSSSSNSSKSANPSSGGTTG, from the exons GGCGAGAAGAACAACGGGTACGAGGTGCTGTACCAAAACATGAAGTATGGCCTATCGGCGACGAAAGAGCTAGCGGAGTACTTCCGCGAGCGCTCGAATCTGGAGGAGTACAATTCGAAGCTGCTGACAAAGCTGGCCAACAAGGCGGGCTCGAGCGGTGGCGGTACTTTTTCCCCGCTCTGGATCATACTCAAGTCAACCACCGAGCGTCTGTCGGAGCTGCACGCCCAGAAGGTGCAGAAGCTGACGGAGCTGGTCAAGAATGTCACCAAGTACGCGGAAGACCTGCACAAGAAGCATAAATCGGTGAAGGAGGAAGAGTCGGGCACGCAGGATGCGGTGCAG GCAATGAAGGAATCGACCGCGGCTGTCGCCAAGGCAAAGGATACCCACAATGCCCGGCTGCAGGAGGTGGAGAAGGCCCGGAAGGACAATTCGGCCAAGGAGATCGAAAAGTCGGAGGCAAAGCTACGCAAACACCAGGACGACTACAAGGCGCTGGTGGAGAAGCACAACATAATCAAGCAGGAGTTTGAGAAGAAAATGACAATAACGTGTAGG CGTTTTCAAGAGATGGAAGAAGCACATCTGAAACAAATGAAAGAGTTCCTCTCGTCGTACATGGACATAGTGCAGAACAATTTCGATTTAGTTGGCCAG GTCCATTCTGATTTGAAGCGTCAATTTCTAGAGTTAACCGTGGACAAGCTATTGGAACAGTTCGTGCTGAACAAGTACACCGGTCTGGAGAAACCAG AGCTAATTGAGCTTGATTTTGAAAGTGGCACCGCGAGCGGTTCCGGTGCGGTTGGCCATAACAGCGGCCACCAGCTGCTAGTGAACACCTCGGCCCCGCTGCCACCGGGTGGCAGCATTTCGCCCGCTCCATCCTCGTTGGCGGGCGGCGGGCTGCTCGAATCACCGACCCTGTCCGCGACCAGCTCCTCGCAACCGATCAACATCGGCACGGCGCCCGGCAAGAAGGAGAGCAGCCACCTGCGGTCCTGGTTTAGCTCCAGCTCGACGGCAGCCGTCCCAACGAACTCACCGGTCAATCTGTCCACCTCGCCCACGTCCACCTCGATGGGCGGAGGCGGCGGACGGTGGGGCGATGGCGGAACGGACCTACCGTCagcccagcagcagccccatCCGGCCTCGTTGCGTGCCATGTCGCCGGTGCCATCGGTGCTGAACGAAAGTAGCGTGTCCGGATCCGCACAAAGTACGGGCAAACAGTCAAGTAAACCATTCTACGGCGATCTGTTTTCCTTCAAGCATCATAGTACCAATCCCTCCACTAATCACAATCAGCCATACCACCACCCGCCCAACCTAGCCACTAACGGTCACAATAACGGTGGCAGCGGCAAACAACAATCGCAACAATCGCCGCAAATGAAACAGCAGGAACAGCAACTGCAAGAATCTTTACAGCatccacagcaacagcaagaccagcagcagcagcagcagcctgcgTCACCTCagcaactaccaccaccacaacaacaacaacaacaacaaaaatcttcCCGCCGCACTACTTCCCTTCTCAATCTCTTCATGTCTAACTCCCAGG GAAGTCGCGATAGCCGAGAAAGCCGCGAATCGACCACAAGCAGTGCGGGCGGACGCcggaacaacagcaacatcgcCGGAGGCACCAATGCGGCGGCATCGGAAGTCGGTCGAAATTCGGTCTCCTCCACCGGCGCGACCGTTTCTGCCCCGACCAGCCCGAACGATCCGGACACTGGAAGCAGCGGGGGCGGCACGGCGGCAGCCATCGATGAACggtcacagcagcagcagtccttTATCGGACGGAATCCGTTGCTGCGGGGCTCGAAAT TTTCCGGGTTTCTGCGCAGCCGGCGCGAGAAGGCCAAATCAAAgaaagccaaaaagaagaaagattcCACGGAAAACTCCAGTGCCaaagatgaaaatattttgGACGG CGATAGCAAGGGCGATACGGCAAATGCGGACAGCGCCACGAATCTGCAAACCACTTCCGCGATCAGTGCTTCGAATGTAGCCCCCACGGCAACGCCCGAAGTGGATGAGGACGGTTACAGCATACAGCCGCGCGAAACCACCTGGGACAGTGCGACGATCACGGAAAAGAGCA ATAATTTCTACTCAAGCTCGGACAGTGACAGCGAGGATGAGCGTGAAGAGAAGAAAATCCACGTGGAAATTAAACCGCTTAACAATGGTGCCGCACCCATTTCGGCCAGTGTCGATGAGCTGCGGGCAACGGTGGAAAATCTTTCGCTATCACCAATCGGTATTCTAACATCG caacagcagcagcagcaccatcagcagcaccagctgcaccaccagctgcaccatcagcaacagcaggcacAGCCCGCCTCCCAGGCACACGCGCTGCACCACCAGATGTCGGTCGGGAATGCGTCGCTCCTGAACAATAGCAACGCCGCCACGCACCTCACCAGTCCGAATGCCTCGAATGCGTCCACGCCGACGACGGTACATCCGTACGCGCCGCTACAAAGCCCTACCCTGTCGATGTCAACCAGCTCGAA CAATCGGTATGCAGATCTGGGTGACATCTTTTCGGAGGTGGGTGACATTAGCATCTCGGCACCGACTTCCGCGAACCTAACGAAGCTTACCCAGCGACAAATTCCCACACCGACGTCAGCGGGCGGCAGCAGTATCGCTATACCGCGACCACCATCGCGAAGATCGGAAGCGGCTGGTAAGGGCGCTGGTGAACCCTGTCCTTTCAGTGGTTTAGACCCCGGCTGTAATGCTGtaattttcttctcttcaacTCAATCCTCAGTTGCACGTGATCGTGTCAGTCCGGCGTCACAGATTGCTCGTGCCGACAGTGTCGGCAGTTTGGAGTTCCGTAGTCCGAGCGTGGGTATCGGATCGTCCCGTGGTCCGTCCCCGCTAACGATCGGCATGTCCGATACGATTCCATTGGCTGTTGCATTCCACGAAATTATTCACGCCTATTTCAA AGGAGCCGACGAGTCCCGGTGTCAGGTGAAAATGTCGGGCGACATGATGATTTCGTTCCCGGCCGGCATTGTGAACGTGCTGACGAACAATCCGAACCCGGCCAAGCTGGGCTTCCGCATCAAGAATCTCCAGAACCTCGACAACGTGCTGCCGAACAAGCAGCTCATCACGATCGATCGGCTCCAGTCGACCAGCTTCAGCACGACGCTCGAGTTCAACATGCCAGTATTAACGGCGACCCTGCGGCGCCAGTCGGAGCAGAACCCGAACGCGCCGCACATCAACGTGGACATCCTGAAGTACCAGATCAAGGCCAAGCCGGGGGCGGCCTCCTGTCCGTTCCAGCTCGTGTCCTACTGGAAGTGCGAACAGCGGCACACGGACATTAAGATCGACTACAAGTATAACTGCCACGCGATGGCCCAGCCGTCCCCGCTGCTGAACGTTTCCATCTCGGTGCCGGTCGACGGCGGTGTGAAGAACGTCCAATCGAAACCTCATTCGGCTTG GCAAGGCGAATCGAACCGGCTGGTGTGGAACTTTACGGACATATCGCAGCACTCGGAGAGTGGCGGTGTTGATACGCTCCGTGCCCGGCTCGAGGTAGGCACGGGACCATCGACGCCGGCCATCATCTCGACCCAGTTCAACTGCGAAGGGACCACGCTGTCCGGCATTGAGTTTGAGCTGGCCGGCTCGGGATATCGGCTATCGCTTGTAAAGCGACGATTCGTATCAG GAAAGTACATCTGCGAAGGCGATGGCATACGGACGGTGAAAACACCTACGCCACCGAACGTGTCCGGCGTCATGTCACCGATTCcgttcggcagcagcagtagcaacagcagcaagtcGGCCAACCCCTCATCCGGTGGCACCACTGGATAG